A region of Frederiksenia canicola DNA encodes the following proteins:
- the nagK gene encoding N-acetylglucosamine kinase has translation MTYYYGLDIGGTKIELAAFNDKLEKLYSERVPTPQTSYEDWLSAVETLVRHADQKFGTQGSVGLGLPGFVNRETGLAKISNIRVADGKNIVQDLSERLEREVRAENDANCFALSEAWDDSNQQYPTVLGLILGTGFGGGLVFDGKVHSGKIGMAGEVGHIQLNYHALKLLGWDNAPIYECGCGNKACLDTYLSGRGFEMLYRDLVGEVIDAKTIIRRFYEGEPKTVKFVEMFIELMAISIGNLITVLDPDMIVLGGGLSNFDHIYDALPKALPAHLMQNAKVPAIKKAIHGDSGGVRGAAALFLK, from the coding sequence ATGACCTACTATTACGGCTTAGACATCGGCGGCACAAAAATCGAACTTGCCGCATTTAACGACAAGTTAGAAAAATTGTACAGCGAACGAGTGCCAACCCCACAAACGAGTTATGAAGATTGGCTCTCAGCGGTAGAAACTTTGGTTCGCCACGCAGACCAAAAATTCGGTACGCAAGGCAGTGTTGGCTTAGGCTTACCGGGCTTTGTTAATCGTGAAACGGGCTTGGCAAAAATCAGCAATATCCGTGTCGCAGATGGCAAAAATATCGTACAAGATTTGAGCGAACGTTTAGAGCGTGAAGTTCGAGCTGAAAACGATGCTAACTGCTTTGCGTTATCAGAAGCGTGGGACGACAGTAATCAGCAATACCCAACAGTGCTTGGTTTAATTTTAGGCACGGGCTTCGGCGGTGGCTTGGTGTTTGACGGTAAAGTGCATTCAGGCAAAATCGGTATGGCGGGCGAAGTCGGGCACATTCAGCTCAACTATCACGCATTGAAACTACTTGGTTGGGACAACGCCCCAATTTATGAATGCGGTTGCGGCAATAAAGCCTGTTTGGATACCTATCTCTCAGGACGTGGCTTTGAAATGCTCTATCGAGATTTAGTCGGCGAAGTGATTGATGCCAAAACGATTATCCGCCGTTTCTATGAAGGCGAGCCGAAAACCGTGAAATTCGTGGAAATGTTTATCGAACTGATGGCGATCAGTATCGGCAATTTGATCACCGTTTTAGACCCAGATATGATCGTCTTAGGGGGAGGGTTATCCAATTTCGATCACATCTATGACGCCTTGCCAAAAGCGTTACCTGCTCACTTAATGCAAAATGCCAAAGTGCCTGCGATCAAAAAAGCGATCCACGGCGACTCTGGCGGTGTGCGTGGTGCTGCGGCATTGTTCTTAAAATAA
- the gloB gene encoding hydroxyacylglutathione hydrolase encodes MITITPIPALSDNYIWVLQKDQQAIVFDPAQAHPVLDFFAKHSLELTACLLTHNHNDHTDGVAGLLERYPDLVVIGPQETAQFANQILQPEQQFGLLGLSFEVIESAGHTAGHISYLVDREYLFCGDSLFSGGCGRVFTGDYSAQFAALQRFKQLPDFVLVYPAHEYTQSNLKFAEAVMPPSCILLEYQERADILRAQHRPTLPTTIGIEKQINPFLQAVSLDEFIALRQQKDNF; translated from the coding sequence ATGATCACCATTACTCCCATTCCCGCCCTTTCAGATAACTATATTTGGGTGTTGCAAAAAGATCAGCAAGCGATTGTATTTGATCCCGCCCAAGCCCATCCGGTATTAGATTTTTTTGCAAAACATTCGTTGGAACTGACCGCTTGCTTGCTCACCCATAATCACAACGACCACACCGATGGTGTGGCGGGGTTGCTGGAACGCTATCCTGATTTAGTCGTCATCGGTCCGCAAGAAACGGCCCAATTTGCTAATCAAATCTTACAGCCTGAACAGCAGTTTGGGTTATTGGGCTTGTCGTTTGAGGTGATCGAAAGTGCGGGACATACCGCAGGGCACATCAGTTATTTGGTAGATCGTGAGTATCTTTTCTGCGGCGATTCGCTCTTTTCTGGCGGTTGTGGCCGGGTGTTTACTGGCGATTATTCAGCGCAATTTGCCGCATTACAACGCTTCAAACAACTGCCCGATTTTGTGCTAGTTTATCCTGCTCACGAATATACCCAAAGTAATCTCAAATTTGCCGAAGCGGTGATGCCACCAAGCTGCATATTGCTGGAATATCAAGAGCGGGCGGATATTTTGCGTGCACAACATCGCCCAACACTACCAACCACAATAGGTATCGAAAAGCAGATCAACCCCTTCTTACAAGCGGTCAGTTTGGACGAATTTATTGCACTTCGGCAGCAAAAGGATAATTTTTAA
- the uppS gene encoding polyprenyl diphosphate synthase — protein sequence MNFDRNNMPQHVAIIMDGNGRWAKQQGKLRIFGHQNGVKAVRAAVNFAAKHQIKVLTLYAFSSENWNRPEAEVSALMNLFMKALDSEVKKLHKNNIRLKIIGNKSAFSNRLQQRIAESEALTANNTGLTLNIAANYGGYWDIITAAQVLAEQVKNEQISIADITPERFQQALVTGDQPQVDLLIRTSGEQRISNFLLWQIAYAELFFSPVLWPDFDEQHFAQAIEAYQQRDRRFGGC from the coding sequence GTGAATTTTGATCGGAATAACATGCCGCAACACGTTGCGATTATTATGGATGGCAACGGTCGTTGGGCGAAACAGCAAGGTAAACTCCGTATTTTTGGCCATCAGAATGGGGTGAAAGCGGTGCGTGCAGCGGTAAATTTTGCCGCAAAACATCAGATCAAAGTGCTGACGTTATATGCGTTTAGCAGTGAAAACTGGAATCGCCCTGAAGCTGAAGTCTCGGCGTTGATGAACTTATTTATGAAAGCGCTTGATTCCGAAGTGAAAAAACTGCATAAAAATAATATTCGGCTGAAAATCATTGGTAATAAATCCGCATTTAGTAACCGCTTGCAGCAACGTATTGCCGAGTCCGAAGCTTTAACCGCCAATAACACGGGACTGACGCTTAATATCGCCGCTAATTATGGTGGCTATTGGGATATTATAACCGCTGCTCAAGTGCTTGCAGAACAAGTAAAAAATGAGCAAATTAGCATAGCAGATATTACGCCTGAACGTTTTCAGCAGGCATTAGTAACAGGTGACCAACCCCAAGTAGATTTGTTAATTCGTACTAGTGGTGAACAGCGGATCAGCAATTTCTTACTCTGGCAAATTGCCTATGCAGAACTTTTTTTCAGCCCTGTGCTGTGGCCTGACTTTGACGAACAGCATTTTGCTCAAGCGATTGAGGCTTATCAACAACGTGATCGCCGTTTTGGTGGTTGTTAA
- a CDS encoding phosphatidate cytidylyltransferase, protein MLKQRVLSAIVMIAVALAALFGLPPLPFTLALAGIIVLGMWEWAQFVGIKRPVARAIVGFATFGLLLFPIMASTNYIQAARFLTDETTPLLLLGGIWWIVAIVLVTSYPNSATWWNKSIAAKFIFGFCTLIPFFIGTLALRFYNYNLDQFQGTYLLLYVFLLVWGADSGAYFVGRAIGKHKLAPKVSPGKSWEGAIGGVLTSAVIAAIFLNVAPSNVFGRELATVPFIVLSMVTVVISALGDLSESMFKRQAGIKDSSNLIPGHGGILDRIDSLTAAVPVFAIGFFFLL, encoded by the coding sequence ATGCTTAAACAACGAGTTTTATCTGCGATTGTGATGATTGCAGTAGCATTAGCCGCACTTTTTGGGTTACCACCATTACCATTTACCTTGGCATTAGCAGGCATCATTGTATTAGGAATGTGGGAGTGGGCACAATTTGTTGGCATTAAACGTCCTGTGGCACGAGCAATTGTTGGCTTTGCGACTTTCGGCCTTTTACTCTTTCCCATTATGGCAAGCACTAACTATATTCAAGCGGCTCGTTTTTTAACAGATGAAACCACACCATTGCTGCTCCTTGGCGGTATTTGGTGGATCGTTGCCATCGTTTTAGTGACCTCTTATCCCAATTCAGCGACTTGGTGGAATAAATCCATTGCAGCAAAATTTATTTTTGGCTTCTGTACCTTAATTCCGTTTTTCATCGGCACCCTGGCTTTACGTTTCTACAACTACAATTTAGATCAATTCCAAGGCACCTATTTATTGCTTTACGTTTTCTTGCTCGTTTGGGGGGCAGATTCAGGCGCGTATTTTGTGGGCCGTGCTATCGGTAAACATAAATTAGCGCCGAAAGTTTCCCCTGGGAAATCGTGGGAGGGGGCGATTGGCGGAGTGCTGACTTCAGCCGTTATTGCCGCTATTTTTCTCAATGTTGCACCGAGCAATGTGTTTGGACGGGAATTAGCAACTGTGCCGTTTATTGTGTTATCCATGGTTACTGTAGTGATTTCTGCGTTAGGTGATTTGAGCGAAAGCATGTTCAAACGCCAAGCGGGAATTAAAGACAGTAGCAATTTAATTCCAGGTCACGGTGGTATTTTAGACCGTATCGACAGCTTAACCGCAGCCGTCCCCGTATTTGCAATTGGTTTTTTCTTTTTGTTGTAA
- the rseP gene encoding RIP metalloprotease RseP, translated as MTSILAFFVLICVLVFVHEYGHFWAARKCGVKVLRFSIGFGKVLWKKTDKQGTEFAFSLIPLGGYVHMYNGEPEYGLPESQSVKHKSVLQRAFIIFAGPAANFLFAIAAYWVVFATGVPTLKPVVGAVIPQTIAADAGIVPEFQFKQVDGAVVQDWEEVTLALIGKVGVKHVEVSGALIDEDSPRTYTLDLSNWDIQGRRENPLTTLGLSAKSGVVEPIIKRIVEQSPAEKQGLKAGDIIVSINQQPYDWAFLIKQVQTGKPLHLVVERLGQQSEYQIQPEKSLKENRYFIGIEPTYKPLADKYRTELKYDMLTAFQKSVEKVGSLIVNILQFIGKLITGDISLTNMGGPISIAKSAGITVEIGWVYYLSFMALISVNLGVMNLFPILPLDGGQLLLLSGEALRGKPLAEKIQFRFQQLGFVFVLSLMAFVLFNDLVHF; from the coding sequence ATGACATCAATTTTAGCCTTTTTTGTACTCATCTGCGTGTTAGTCTTTGTCCATGAGTATGGACATTTCTGGGCTGCACGTAAATGTGGTGTGAAAGTATTACGTTTTTCTATTGGCTTTGGCAAAGTACTCTGGAAAAAAACGGATAAGCAGGGCACAGAATTTGCATTTTCATTGATTCCACTAGGTGGTTATGTACATATGTATAATGGCGAGCCGGAATATGGATTGCCTGAAAGCCAATCAGTGAAACATAAAAGTGTATTACAGCGTGCGTTTATTATATTTGCGGGGCCCGCAGCGAACTTCTTGTTTGCGATTGCTGCGTATTGGGTTGTTTTTGCGACTGGTGTGCCCACACTAAAACCTGTTGTGGGTGCCGTCATTCCACAAACTATTGCGGCAGATGCTGGGATTGTGCCTGAGTTTCAGTTCAAACAAGTCGATGGTGCGGTTGTTCAAGACTGGGAAGAGGTAACCTTAGCACTTATTGGCAAAGTCGGCGTTAAACATGTTGAAGTATCAGGAGCATTGATTGATGAAGATTCTCCACGAACCTACACTCTGGATTTAAGTAATTGGGATATTCAAGGCCGTCGTGAGAATCCTTTAACGACTCTCGGGCTTAGTGCAAAAAGTGGTGTTGTTGAACCAATTATCAAACGCATAGTCGAACAATCGCCAGCAGAAAAGCAGGGGTTAAAAGCCGGCGATATCATTGTTTCTATAAACCAGCAGCCTTACGATTGGGCTTTTCTAATTAAGCAAGTGCAAACAGGCAAGCCTCTACATTTGGTTGTTGAGCGTCTTGGTCAGCAAAGCGAATATCAAATTCAACCTGAAAAATCGTTGAAGGAAAATCGTTATTTTATTGGTATTGAGCCAACTTATAAGCCCTTGGCTGATAAGTATCGAACCGAATTAAAGTATGATATGCTAACGGCTTTTCAGAAAAGTGTAGAAAAAGTCGGTTCGCTCATTGTTAATATTTTGCAGTTTATTGGTAAATTAATTACTGGCGATATTTCATTGACTAATATGGGCGGTCCGATTTCTATTGCTAAAAGTGCTGGAATAACCGTTGAAATAGGCTGGGTTTATTATCTGAGTTTTATGGCATTAATTAGCGTGAATCTCGGCGTGATGAATTTATTCCCCATTTTACCATTAGATGGTGGTCAGTTGCTGTTGCTGAGTGGCGAAGCCTTGCGTGGTAAACCATTGGCAGAAAAAATACAGTTCCGCTTTCAGCAATTAGGGTTTGTATTTGTATTGAGCTTAATGGCATTTGTGCTGTTTAATGATTTAGTCCACTTTTAA
- the bamA gene encoding outer membrane protein assembly factor BamA: MKKLLLSTLLIANGVLAAPFVVKDIRIDGVQPETGATIIQTLPVKIGQTATDNDVANVVRQLFLQNRFKDVRAVREGNTLVIKVVEQPIINSVEIEGNSAIPKDPLEQNLKANLITRGEIFEPAKLESFKQALIEHYHSIGRYNAQIDTVVTNAENGSVNIKLAIKENEVSYVKTINFEGNQVFSSKELTKLLDIQPDVSWWNIFESSKFEQPAYSQDLENLRNFYLNRGYAKFNIEDADVKFSDDKKEVNLTYKIHEGEQYNISEIRIVGNTAKMDTALNALLKEFKAGQQFRRDDLVKIEEGIKEILGDAGFASAKVEIHPNFNDENKTVRINYVVDAGARLYVRKIRFEGNDVTADSTLRREMRQQEGAWLSTGLANLGKTRLERTGFYDSVEMSLPNVPNTPDQVDVVYKIKERNTGSINFGIGYGTETGFSYQAGIKQDNFLGMGSSISLNGTRNDYGNSINLGYTEPYFTKDGVSLGGNVFYEDYDNSKSDTASNYKRRTYGLNGTLGFPVDENNSYYLGLGYTHDVIKNAQREYSRELYVKSLNIPISNSPYYKQIKANDFDFSFGWNYNSLNRGFLPTKGSVANIGGKVTIPGSTNKYYKLNADFKNFFPLNREHKWVISTKVGVSYANGFGGKRLPFYQNYMAGGIGSLRGFSYGAIGPRAIYLNQNGKFESLSADVIGGNAMALASLELIMPTPFVSDKYQHNVRTSFFVDAASVWDTNWDRKKYPNLDFGNYKRVRSSAGIAFQWNSPIGPLLFSYAKPLKKYKYDEIEQFQFSIGGSF; this comes from the coding sequence ATGAAAAAACTTTTACTTTCAACACTTTTAATTGCAAATGGTGTGCTTGCGGCTCCCTTTGTAGTAAAAGATATTCGTATTGATGGCGTGCAACCAGAAACGGGAGCAACGATTATCCAAACATTGCCTGTTAAAATTGGACAAACCGCAACGGATAATGATGTTGCGAATGTGGTTCGCCAACTTTTCTTACAAAACCGCTTCAAAGATGTGAGAGCTGTTCGTGAGGGTAATACGCTTGTGATTAAAGTTGTCGAGCAGCCGATTATTAATAGTGTTGAGATTGAAGGTAACTCAGCAATTCCAAAAGATCCTTTAGAACAGAACTTAAAAGCAAATTTAATTACGCGTGGTGAAATTTTTGAGCCCGCTAAACTTGAGTCGTTTAAACAGGCATTGATTGAACATTATCATTCGATTGGTCGTTATAATGCACAAATTGATACCGTAGTCACGAATGCGGAAAATGGTAGCGTAAACATCAAATTAGCGATTAAAGAGAATGAAGTTTCTTATGTAAAAACGATTAATTTTGAAGGCAACCAAGTGTTTAGCTCAAAAGAATTGACTAAACTGCTAGACATCCAGCCAGATGTCTCTTGGTGGAATATTTTCGAAAGTAGTAAATTTGAACAGCCTGCATATAGCCAAGATCTTGAAAATTTGCGTAATTTTTATCTAAACCGTGGTTATGCAAAATTCAATATTGAAGATGCGGATGTTAAATTCAGCGATGATAAAAAAGAAGTGAATTTAACCTACAAAATTCACGAAGGTGAGCAATACAATATTAGTGAAATTCGTATTGTTGGTAATACCGCTAAAATGGATACCGCATTAAATGCATTGTTAAAAGAGTTTAAAGCAGGGCAGCAATTCCGTCGTGATGATTTAGTGAAAATTGAAGAGGGCATCAAAGAGATATTAGGTGATGCGGGTTTTGCTTCTGCTAAAGTAGAAATTCATCCGAATTTTAACGATGAAAATAAAACCGTACGAATCAATTATGTGGTAGATGCGGGTGCTCGCCTTTATGTGCGTAAAATTCGTTTTGAAGGCAACGACGTTACCGCAGACTCAACATTACGCCGTGAAATGCGTCAGCAAGAAGGGGCTTGGTTATCAACAGGTTTAGCAAACTTAGGCAAAACTCGCTTGGAGCGTACAGGTTTTTATGACTCGGTTGAAATGTCATTACCAAATGTGCCAAATACACCAGATCAAGTTGATGTGGTATATAAAATTAAAGAACGTAACACAGGAAGCATCAACTTTGGTATTGGCTATGGTACAGAGACTGGATTCAGCTATCAAGCAGGGATCAAGCAAGACAACTTCTTAGGTATGGGCTCATCAATTAGTTTAAACGGCACACGTAATGACTATGGCAACAGTATCAACTTAGGTTATACCGAACCATATTTCACTAAAGATGGAGTGAGTTTGGGCGGGAATGTTTTCTATGAGGATTACGATAACTCAAAAAGTGATACCGCATCTAACTATAAACGTCGTACTTATGGATTAAACGGCACTTTAGGCTTCCCTGTAGATGAAAATAACTCTTACTATTTAGGGTTAGGCTATACTCACGATGTCATTAAAAATGCACAGCGTGAATATTCTCGTGAGCTTTATGTAAAATCGTTGAATATCCCAATTTCAAATAGCCCATACTATAAACAAATCAAAGCCAATGATTTTGATTTCTCATTTGGTTGGAACTATAACAGCTTAAACCGTGGTTTCTTACCAACTAAAGGTAGTGTTGCCAATATTGGTGGTAAAGTTACTATTCCTGGTTCGACCAATAAATACTATAAATTGAACGCCGATTTCAAAAACTTCTTCCCATTAAATCGTGAACATAAATGGGTGATCTCCACAAAAGTTGGCGTATCTTACGCAAATGGCTTTGGTGGAAAACGTTTACCGTTCTACCAAAACTATATGGCGGGTGGCATTGGATCACTACGTGGCTTCTCCTACGGGGCCATTGGTCCGAGAGCGATTTATCTCAATCAAAATGGGAAATTTGAATCGTTAAGTGCCGATGTGATCGGTGGTAACGCAATGGCATTAGCAAGTTTAGAATTAATTATGCCAACGCCATTTGTTAGCGATAAATATCAGCACAATGTCAGAACATCATTCTTTGTTGACGCAGCATCCGTTTGGGACACAAACTGGGATCGTAAAAAATATCCAAATTTAGATTTTGGTAACTATAAACGAGTTCGATCTTCTGCAGGTATTGCGTTCCAGTGGAACTCACCAATCGGACCACTTTTATTCTCTTATGCAAAACCGCTTAAGAAATATAAATATGATGAAATTGAACAGTTCCAATTTAGCATTGGTGGCTCGTTCTAA
- a CDS encoding OmpH family outer membrane protein, whose amino-acid sequence MKKVFKLAAIAAAFTLPATFANANDKIAFADPNFLIQNHPEMVIATQKIEKAVQEVKNKFADEEKKLTEEDKALSDEFQKIEDDAKKLQTEKEAVEASLKKKVAALEKDAPRLRSKEIQARQKAIETESNAFQKKVDAIQKREADFRKKADAFQNKVAQFQQKLDQEQNALNIDTNEIQKKAVEDVNVAIKAVAESKGYTLVLIPSVALYAKDETANITEAVLSSLKANVKVTEEKPAEQAK is encoded by the coding sequence ATGAAAAAAGTATTTAAATTAGCAGCTATCGCCGCAGCGTTTACTCTCCCAGCCACATTTGCCAATGCGAATGATAAAATCGCATTTGCTGATCCTAATTTTTTGATCCAAAACCACCCTGAGATGGTCATTGCGACACAAAAAATTGAAAAAGCAGTGCAGGAAGTGAAAAATAAATTCGCGGACGAAGAGAAAAAACTCACAGAAGAAGACAAAGCATTATCCGATGAATTCCAAAAAATTGAGGATGATGCGAAAAAATTACAAACAGAAAAAGAAGCCGTTGAAGCATCATTGAAGAAAAAAGTGGCGGCATTAGAAAAAGATGCGCCAAGACTGCGTTCAAAAGAAATTCAAGCAAGACAAAAAGCGATTGAAACAGAATCAAATGCTTTCCAGAAAAAAGTGGATGCAATTCAAAAACGTGAAGCAGACTTCCGCAAAAAAGCAGATGCTTTCCAAAATAAAGTGGCTCAGTTCCAACAAAAATTAGATCAAGAACAAAATGCACTGAATATTGATACTAATGAAATTCAGAAAAAAGCGGTTGAAGACGTGAATGTGGCGATTAAAGCCGTTGCGGAAAGTAAAGGCTACACATTGGTGTTAATTCCTTCTGTGGCATTATATGCAAAAGATGAAACTGCCAATATTACTGAAGCAGTGTTGTCTTCATTAAAAGCGAATGTAAAAGTGACTGAAGAAAAACCAGCTGAACAGGCGAAGTAA
- the lpxD gene encoding UDP-3-O-(3-hydroxymyristoyl)glucosamine N-acyltransferase — protein MKTFRLSELAEQIGGTIKGDADLVVSTIAPLEKAEASHITFISNAKYRSQLTACQAGAIIVNESDVEFCRNDQNLIVVKNPYLAYAILAQYMDTTPKPASGIASTAVISPDAKLGSNVSIGANAVIESGVELGDDVVIGAGCFVGKNTQIGSRTKLWANVSIYHNVRIGTDCLIQSSAVIGSDGFGYANDKGQWIKIPQTGGVVIGNRVEIGACTCIDRGALDPTVIEDNVIIDNLCQIAHNVHIGFGTAVAGGVIMAGSLKVGRFCQIGGASVINGHMEICDGAIITGMGMVMRPITEKGIYSSGIPLQTNKEWRKTAALTMNIDKINERLKAVEKYIKES, from the coding sequence ATGAAAACTTTCCGTTTAAGTGAATTGGCGGAACAAATCGGCGGAACGATAAAAGGTGACGCCGATTTAGTCGTTTCCACAATCGCGCCTTTAGAAAAAGCAGAGGCTTCTCACATTACGTTTATTTCAAATGCAAAATATCGCTCGCAACTGACCGCTTGTCAGGCTGGTGCAATTATTGTGAACGAAAGTGATGTTGAGTTTTGTCGCAATGATCAAAATTTGATTGTAGTGAAAAATCCTTACCTCGCGTATGCAATTTTGGCACAATATATGGACACCACACCAAAACCAGCCAGCGGAATTGCGTCTACGGCAGTCATTTCACCAGATGCAAAATTAGGGAGCAATGTTTCTATTGGTGCTAACGCTGTGATTGAAAGCGGAGTGGAATTGGGTGATGATGTTGTCATCGGTGCTGGTTGTTTTGTTGGTAAAAATACGCAAATAGGCTCCCGAACCAAACTGTGGGCAAATGTATCCATTTATCACAATGTGCGTATTGGCACAGATTGTTTGATTCAATCCTCTGCCGTGATCGGTAGCGATGGCTTTGGTTACGCAAACGATAAAGGACAATGGATTAAGATCCCACAAACAGGCGGTGTAGTTATCGGTAACCGAGTGGAGATTGGGGCTTGTACTTGTATCGACCGTGGTGCACTAGATCCTACTGTGATTGAAGATAATGTGATTATTGATAACCTATGCCAAATCGCTCACAACGTCCATATCGGTTTTGGTACCGCCGTCGCTGGAGGCGTAATTATGGCAGGTAGCTTAAAAGTAGGGCGATTCTGCCAAATTGGTGGAGCAAGTGTTATCAATGGACATATGGAAATTTGTGATGGTGCGATTATTACAGGAATGGGAATGGTGATGCGACCAATTACCGAAAAAGGTATCTATTCATCAGGCATTCCATTGCAAACCAACAAAGAATGGCGTAAAACCGCAGCATTAACAATGAATATTGATAAAATCAATGAGCGATTAAAAGCCGTTGAGAAATATATAAAAGAATCGTAA
- the fabZ gene encoding 3-hydroxyacyl-ACP dehydratase FabZ — protein MRLLPHRYPFLMVDRVVDFEEGKWLTAIKNVSVNEPCFTGHFPEKPIFPGVLIMEALAQSMGILAFKTRELEPGSLFYFAGIDNARFKKPVVPGDQMTLHVEVIKEVRGITRFTGTATVDGKVVCEAELMCARK, from the coding sequence ATGCGATTACTACCGCACCGCTATCCATTTTTAATGGTTGATCGTGTTGTGGATTTTGAAGAAGGGAAATGGCTTACCGCGATTAAAAATGTCAGTGTAAATGAACCATGTTTTACTGGACATTTTCCAGAAAAACCAATTTTTCCTGGTGTATTGATTATGGAAGCGTTAGCGCAATCGATGGGAATTTTAGCATTTAAAACCAGAGAATTAGAGCCAGGCTCGTTATTCTACTTCGCAGGTATTGATAATGCACGCTTCAAAAAACCGGTAGTGCCAGGTGATCAAATGACGCTTCATGTCGAAGTGATCAAAGAAGTTCGTGGCATTACCCGTTTTACTGGCACCGCAACCGTTGATGGAAAAGTGGTCTGTGAAGCGGAATTAATGTGTGCTCGTAAATAA
- the lpxA gene encoding acyl-ACP--UDP-N-acetylglucosamine O-acyltransferase, which produces MQFIDSSAKISPLAVIEDGARIGANVEIGPFCVIGKDVKIGAGTKIHSHVVIQGDTDIGEDNHIFQFASIGEINQDLKYHGEPTKTIIGNRNRIRESVTIHRGTVQGGGVTKVGDDNLFMINCHIAHDCSIGNRCIIANNGTLAGHVTLDDFVIVGGMSAIHQFVVIGSHVMLGGGSMVSQDVPPYVMAQGNHAQPFGVNLEGLKRRGFDKATMHAIRNVYKLIYRSGKTLEEAIPEIEQYAKTEAAVSLFLDFFERSTRGIIR; this is translated from the coding sequence ATGCAATTTATTGATTCTTCAGCAAAAATCAGCCCACTTGCAGTGATTGAAGACGGTGCAAGAATTGGTGCGAATGTTGAGATTGGTCCATTTTGTGTGATCGGAAAAGACGTAAAAATTGGTGCTGGCACTAAGATCCATTCGCATGTTGTCATTCAAGGCGATACTGACATTGGTGAAGATAACCATATTTTCCAATTTGCTAGCATCGGCGAGATCAACCAAGATCTAAAATATCATGGCGAACCAACGAAAACCATTATCGGTAATCGTAACCGCATTCGTGAAAGCGTGACCATTCACCGTGGAACCGTACAAGGCGGTGGAGTGACTAAAGTCGGTGATGATAACTTATTTATGATTAACTGCCATATTGCTCACGACTGCTCGATCGGCAACCGTTGTATTATTGCGAATAACGGCACTTTAGCTGGGCACGTTACCCTAGACGACTTTGTGATTGTTGGGGGGATGTCAGCCATTCACCAGTTTGTTGTTATCGGTTCACACGTTATGCTCGGTGGTGGTTCAATGGTTAGCCAAGACGTGCCACCTTATGTCATGGCACAAGGCAACCACGCACAACCATTTGGCGTAAACCTTGAAGGTTTAAAACGTCGTGGTTTTGATAAAGCAACGATGCACGCGATTCGCAATGTTTATAAGTTGATTTATCGCAGTGGTAAAACCCTTGAAGAAGCCATTCCAGAAATTGAGCAATATGCGAAAACAGAAGCTGCAGTCAGCCTATTCTTAGATTTCTTCGAGCGTTCAACCCGTGGAATTATTCGCTAA
- a CDS encoding DNA glycosylase — MKLIEIHPFPPILPPNATIMMMGTFPPKPEKRSMDFYYPNFQNDMWRIYGEIFFGNPNHFIIPNDKRFDPDKILQFLYEKGIALCPTVTKAIREQDNASDKFLTVVEKVDLNTILAQVPHCRWLFTTGGKATDILLELLPNKVKSPKTNDWIDYPFGNFDLKLYRLPSTSRAYPLSFTKKVEAYRHFFITAGLI, encoded by the coding sequence ATGAAACTAATCGAAATCCACCCTTTCCCACCAATTCTCCCACCGAATGCCACCATAATGATGATGGGGACGTTTCCACCTAAGCCTGAAAAACGCTCGATGGATTTCTACTACCCCAATTTCCAAAATGATATGTGGCGAATTTACGGTGAGATCTTCTTTGGTAATCCGAACCACTTCATCATACCGAACGACAAGCGGTTTGATCCCGACAAGATTTTGCAATTTCTCTATGAAAAAGGCATCGCCCTCTGCCCGACCGTAACCAAAGCCATTCGAGAACAGGACAACGCCTCTGATAAATTTCTCACCGTTGTGGAAAAAGTCGATTTGAATACCATACTCGCCCAAGTGCCTCACTGCCGTTGGCTATTCACCACCGGCGGCAAAGCGACCGATATTTTACTTGAACTGTTGCCGAATAAGGTCAAATCGCCCAAAACAAACGACTGGATCGACTACCCTTTTGGCAATTTCGATCTCAAACTCTACCGTCTGCCTTCCACCTCCAGAGCCTACCCATTAAGCTTCACCAAAAAAGTCGAAGCTTATCGTCATTTCTTTATTACAGCGGGCTTGATATAA